In a genomic window of Stakelama saccharophila:
- a CDS encoding LLM class flavin-dependent oxidoreductase → MTGYSLLDLVPIVEGGDAAAALNDAADLARVAEEAGYTRYWVAEHHGMPGIASAATSVVIGHVAGRTRRIRVGAGGIMLPNHAPLVIAEQFGTLAALYPGRIDLGLGRAPGSDQRVARALRRTLDSDPNAFPRDVVELQSYFADDGRTGIRAVPGGGANVPLWILGSSLFGAQLAAALGLPYAFASHFAPAALDDAIALYRRDFKPSAQLDRPHVMLGFNVFAADTDEEAHYLASSQQHAFVAIRSGRPIQLPPPVEQYRERLGEQGNAILDTVMECSAIGSRETVSRAIAAFLERTAADELMITGAMFHAEARRKSVRIAAGAMRDLAESGASDAV, encoded by the coding sequence ATGACCGGATATTCGCTGCTCGATCTCGTCCCCATCGTCGAAGGCGGCGATGCCGCCGCCGCGCTGAACGATGCCGCCGATCTCGCCCGTGTGGCGGAGGAAGCGGGCTATACACGCTACTGGGTCGCCGAACATCACGGCATGCCCGGCATCGCCAGCGCGGCCACGTCGGTCGTGATCGGCCATGTCGCCGGCCGCACCCGCCGCATCCGGGTGGGTGCGGGCGGTATCATGCTGCCCAACCACGCGCCCCTCGTCATCGCCGAGCAGTTCGGCACGCTGGCGGCGCTCTATCCCGGCCGCATCGACCTCGGCCTCGGCCGCGCGCCCGGTTCCGACCAGCGGGTCGCCCGCGCCCTGCGCCGCACACTCGACAGCGATCCCAACGCCTTTCCGCGGGACGTGGTCGAGCTGCAATCCTATTTCGCCGATGACGGCCGCACCGGCATCCGCGCCGTTCCCGGCGGCGGCGCAAACGTGCCGCTCTGGATTCTCGGCTCCAGCCTGTTCGGCGCGCAACTGGCGGCGGCGCTGGGCCTGCCCTATGCGTTCGCCTCGCATTTCGCGCCGGCGGCGCTGGACGATGCGATTGCGCTTTATCGGCGCGATTTCAAGCCGTCGGCGCAGCTCGACCGGCCGCATGTGATGCTCGGCTTCAACGTGTTCGCCGCCGACACGGACGAGGAGGCGCACTATCTCGCCTCTTCGCAGCAACACGCGTTCGTCGCGATCCGCAGCGGCCGCCCGATCCAGCTTCCGCCGCCGGTGGAGCAGTATCGCGAGCGGCTCGGCGAGCAGGGCAATGCCATTCTCGACACGGTGATGGAATGTTCGGCCATCGGCAGCCGCGAAACGGTATCGCGCGCGATCGCGGCCTTTCTGGAGCGCACCGCTGCGGACGAGCTGATGATCACCGGCGCCATGTTCCATGCCGAGGCCCGCCGCAAGAGCGTACGCATCGCCGCCGGAGCCATGCGGGACCTGGCGGAGTCGGGGGCGTCGGACGCCGTCTAG
- a CDS encoding HNH endonuclease, whose product MAEAEASQRKEEAEPDRCALCGRVLGRRVEWHHLVPKSRGGRRTVALHPICHRTIHAHCRNSELAALNGDLAALRAQPDIARFLDWIAGKPPDFHAPTRSRR is encoded by the coding sequence CTGGCCGAGGCCGAGGCGTCGCAGCGCAAAGAGGAAGCCGAACCCGATCGTTGCGCGCTGTGCGGCCGGGTTCTCGGCCGGCGGGTCGAATGGCATCACCTCGTACCGAAAAGCCGGGGCGGCAGGCGGACCGTCGCGCTGCACCCGATCTGTCATCGGACCATCCACGCCCATTGCCGCAACAGCGAATTGGCCGCCCTGAACGGCGATCTCGCGGCATTGCGGGCGCAACCAGATATCGCCCGATTCCTCGATTGGATCGCCGGAAAGCCGCCGGATTTCCACGCGCCCACGCGTTCGCGGCGTTAG
- a CDS encoding pyrimidine 5'-nucleotidase, producing the protein MLDALAHIRNWIFDLDNTLYPASANLFAQIDARMGRYICDLLGCDAQEARRVQKAHFFEHGTTLAGLMAEHDVDPHEFLAFVHDVEMDVLEHDAPLGAAIAKLPGRKLVFTNADAPYAGKVLDRLGLGEHFEAVHDIHATSYRPKPDKRAYHGLCEAYDLDPEASLFVEDMARNLKPAKAIGMTTVWVDNGSEQAADRDRSFIDFTTRDLGQWLEQILEDGPCPTKP; encoded by the coding sequence ATGCTCGATGCGCTCGCCCATATCCGCAACTGGATCTTCGATCTCGACAATACGCTGTATCCAGCCAGCGCCAACCTGTTCGCCCAGATCGACGCCCGAATGGGCCGTTACATCTGCGACCTGCTGGGCTGCGACGCGCAGGAGGCGCGGCGGGTGCAGAAGGCGCATTTCTTCGAGCACGGGACGACCCTGGCCGGGTTGATGGCCGAGCACGATGTCGACCCGCACGAATTCCTCGCCTTCGTCCATGATGTCGAGATGGACGTGCTCGAACATGACGCACCGCTCGGCGCCGCCATCGCGAAACTGCCGGGCAGGAAGCTCGTCTTCACCAATGCCGATGCGCCCTATGCCGGCAAGGTGCTCGACCGGCTGGGCCTGGGCGAGCATTTCGAGGCGGTGCACGACATCCACGCGACAAGCTATCGCCCGAAGCCTGACAAGCGCGCTTATCACGGCCTGTGCGAAGCCTATGACCTCGATCCCGAAGCGTCGCTGTTCGTGGAGGACATGGCGCGGAACCTTAAGCCTGCCAAGGCGATTGGAATGACGACCGTCTGGGTCGACAACGGATCGGAACAAGCCGCCGACCGCGACCGCAGCTTCATCGATTTCACCACCCGCGATCTCGGCCAGTGGCTCGAGCAGATTCTGGAGGATGGACCATGTCCGACGAAGCCCTGA